From Astatotilapia calliptera chromosome 19, fAstCal1.2, whole genome shotgun sequence, a single genomic window includes:
- the LOC113011958 gene encoding uncharacterized protein LOC113011958 isoform X2, which translates to MRTFSFNCCSVSGLALVIQEMPLYRRQEITHGLLGYLRNADNAINEPACRQQNESDAQWVKAKLGPFVQYTAYSDLKDFNISTAGLLSTLNPSEVAQLLLSSGASNNTDFIDLVFEKLEEGNVLKNVDEFLTQLTANGQTPHFQPVVRDRIMNATFIVISPHFSTFTTNDYELWFHVKLIPILASFTPEMLINTTTNISCMNYQVIVSGLALVIQEMPLYRRQEITHGLLGYLRNADNANNEPACRQQNESDAQWVKANLGPFIQYTAYSDLKDFNISTLTVLDVLSPSQKAELILDPNSGALNDAHVVREVLTSLTETSDYEQLNQFFQAFANINKQRNVTFIQNPDVRDTILNLTLTALAPQLKDFQPEDYQQWFQVYLVPVMASILPSSLRVIPSNITCESYQAIYDGLAQSLAALPLDLSQGVRSSKQYLQDTFPRCSVPASFVCKVTPVHVNLICDGVDGSKLEQILSAGNSSAALCNFTITEHACSSAPYLTSSNLVTLLNCTLKSQNIYPVEVWKLFFQKASAVLDQALETFANMASNNTYPTSSNVLEALGEVRIDNFNQAQLQSEEFITSWFKTKIRPFLAVPSFNFLFCLSSKNFSCQTYQTVIQAFGSQKASMDRDTQQAVFTHFIKPFLSRNDSTDPGCVSSITGSQAWLKANLGDFSDFATVQDLQAFNPNLSTAELLSVLSPSQMAQLVLSLGASNNTDLIDRVFERLQEGNALKNVDGFLTQLTANGQMPIFQPVVRDRVMNTTFIIISPHFSTFTTNDYELWFHVKLIPILASFTPEMLINTTTKISCTNYQVIVSGLASVIQEMPLYRRQEITHGLLGYLRNAENAINEPACRQQNESDAQWVKANLGPFIQYTSYSDLKDFNISTAGLLSTLNPSEVAQLLLSSGASNNTDFIDLVFEQLEQGNALKNVDEFLTQLTANGQTPHFQPVVRDRVMNTTFIIISPHFSTFTTNDYELWFHVKLIPILASFTPEMLINATTTISCTNYQVIVSGLALVIQEMPLYRRQEITHGLLGYLRNAENAINEPACRQQNESDAQWVKANLGPFVQYTSYSDLKDFNISTAGLLSTLNPSEVAQLLLSSGASNNTDFIDLVFEKLEEGNVLKNVDEFLTQLTANGQTPHFQPVVRDRVMNTTFIIISPHFSTFTTNDYELWFHVKLIPILASFTPEMLINTTTTISCTNYQVIVSGLALVIQEMPLYRRQEITHGLLGYLRNADNAINEPACRQQNESDAQWVKANLGLFVQYTSYSDLKDFNISMVNIADLLSFSQVVNLAATPSQLKSKEDVMNVMAVINPFDFGAFFDEVSPAIKVHSANYSQEVKSAFLEAVFNRGNLSSPTVSDGDFLLWLRVRLSPLLTNLSSSLVTPLFSIGIKRSCNSSQEMFALLDTLTTTLSSSTQSEIYKNIIVFLQGPPPLKCYGGGSFFVYLRNTFLSFGFPDLSTLVSLLPPMRKSELLDTISTSELGQFLSQPNVIGNSTDICVIFNNYNNTSAFLETEDVQDNVKKVILPCIWPSALNSRSRAEANLWFDLRLRNYLRFLSKSLISPDEVQNASCFAFQKLVYVMGNNFAYNSSEFEQQYVYTTIKTYLSAGSGARCYNASDAELNSTAWFVSNIGNFVTFITLDDLTTFVSTAQFQVFLKNQANLELFNNNAIPANVTNYYVTQLFAFDPNFKPVNLPGFFLCSSAVPPLAYTTMTEAETMVILDNLKTFCNGTQDPEVSAALASNIKTITPQIFTALGSSSAGLSNSQISSVPSSVLISSLSTLGSISTWSQDQASIIIQTLTASGFQINSESSLASLGTLVIGLPSEAIENTSASVLLSVSKSTTFVSNMLAAPSVVQMTFVKKIISLDTNPSQVVLNVPDAMAVEIPPSLLVFSDQSADITVLNRKTWTPDQAAIFFGVLDNTNFDIEQLSPSVLQGFTCTSAQKMTQFRTKELIRACRPRSGRAKVQLKESQLTCMLNLLSGEISQNFTDYPSDMLLYLSSKNVNKGNCRSYFSALGAADFSVASKILNKGSQLFREATVCLGINGLSLSRENIEILGNMACTLDGSYIQNADPLILEKLKACNDFSASQVAAMETLLLSGTTQYGNAASWNKQTLENLVPLPLYFTRNIWNRFDSTTKKMFLKTFMPKLRKANTEKSKLKTLFQAISGRTTKRGAGCTKGNITQVIVSDSAFPFGYDLTQFDLCLDVPVLKENLNSICNKVDDNGFQTVILKKLNEAFPSGIPDQDVQLLGSVSRVASLDDISKWNITKIDTLAALMKAEDGPWEAAKSNKIITQYLSTSGNSLGSTELTIIDSNLCSLNTSTLQTISPDSIRNASPLNVSSCSAEQKQVLYGISTTSFSSQRSSSSIIYQLIKPYLGGAPLQDIVTLSTQNISMDISTFSSLDPAVIANLTVSNVKGLVGMHLPDLKLFENDTVVQTWINLQLQSELDTLNLGLISNRISPTPGSNSTTTAPGSNSTTIAPGSNSTTTAPGSNSTTTAPGSNSTTIAPGSNSTTTAPGSNSTTIAPGSNSTTTAPGSNSTTTASLTNGEVELGKSQTTMMLGALLTAVLQMLLQPA; encoded by the exons ACCCCACATTTCCAGCCTGTTGTGAGAGATCGGATCATGAATGCGACCTTCATCGTCATCAGTCCACATTTCTCCACTTTCACGACAAACGACTATGAACTTTGGTTCCATGTGAAACTGATTCCTATCCTTGCCAGTTTTACTCCAGAAATGCTCATAAACACAACCACAAACATCAGCTGCATGAATTACCAAGTCAT TGTGAGTGGGTTGGCTTTAGTTATCCAGGAGATGCCACTGTACAGACGGCAAGAGATCACACATGGTCTGCTGGGCTACCTAAGAAATGCTGACAATGCCAACAATGAGCCAG CTTGCAGGCAACAAAATGAGAGTGATGCCCAATGGGTTAAAGCAAATCTGGGTCCATTCATCCAATATACAGCGTACTCTGACCTCAAAGACTTCAACATCTCTACG CTGACAGTTCTGGACGTTCTTTCACCATCGCAGAAGGCTGAACTAATCCTAGATCCAAACAGTGGTGCTTTAAACGATGCACATGTTGTAAGGGAGGTGTTGACAAGCTTGACAGAGACCAGTGATTATGAGCAGCTCAACCAATTCTTCCAGGCTTTTGCAAACATCaacaagcag AGAAATGTCACCTTCATCCAAAATCCAGATGTGCGAGACACCATTTTGAACCTGACCTTGACAGCCCTTGCTCCTCAGCTTAAAGACTTTCAGCCAGAAGACTATCAACAGTGGTTCCAGGTTTATTTGGTTCCTGTGATGGCGAGCATCCTTCCTAGCAGCTTGCGGGTGATCCCCAGTAACATCACCTGTGAATCCTACCAGGCTAT aTACGATGGTCTTGCGCAGAGTTTGGCAGCATTGCCACTGGACCTTTCACAGGGCGTGAGATCAAGCAAGCAGTACCTCCAGGACACATTCCCAC GCTGCTCAGTTCCAGCTTCCTTTGTG tGCAAGGTGACCCCAGTTCATG TGAATCTCATTTGTGATGGAGTTGATGG tTCAAAACTTGAACAAATCCTGTCAGCTGGCAATTCCTCGGCAGCCCTGTGCAATTTCACCATCACAGAACATGCCTGTTCCTCT gCTCCCTATCTCACATCCAGCAACTTGGTCACACTGCTGAACTGCACACTGAAAAGCCAAAACATATACCCAGTAGAAGTCTGGAAGCTTTTCTTCCAAAAAGCCTCTGCTGTACTGGACCAGGCCCTTGAGACATTTGCTAACATG GCCAGCAACAACACTTACCCGACCTCGTCAAATGTGCTCGAGGCTCTTGGAGAAGTGAGAATTGACAACTTCAACCAGGCACAACTACAGAGTGAGGAGTTCATTACCAGCTGGTTCAAAACAAAGATCCGTCCGTTTCTGGCCGTTCCATCTTTCAACTTCCTATTTTGCCTTAGCTCCAAAAACTTCAGCTGCCAGACATACCAGACTGT CATTCAGGCATTTGGAAGCCAAAAGGCATCCAtggacagagacacacagcaaGCAGTCTTCACTCACTTCATCAAACCGTTCTTGTCAAGAAATGACTCAACAG ATCCTGGCTGTGTCTCATCTATCACGGGGAGCCAAGCGTGGCTAAAGGCAAACCTTGGCGACTTCTCTGATTTTGCAACTGTGCAGGACTTGCAAGCCTTCAATCCTAATTTGTCCACT GCTGAATTGTTGTCAGTCCTCAGTCCTTCTCAGATGGCACAGCTGGTACTGAGTTTGGGAGCCTCCAATAACACAGATTTGATTGATCGTGTGTTTGAGCGACTGCAAGAGGGCAACGCTCTAAAAAATGTGGATGGATTCCTCACACAACTGACAGCCAATGGACAG ATGCCAATTTTCCAGCCTGTTGTGAGAGATCGGGTCATGAATACgaccttcatcatcatcagtccGCATTTCTCCACTTTCACGACAAACGACTATGAACTTTGGTTCCATGTGAAACTGATTCCTATCCTTGCCAGTTTTACTCCAGAAATGCTCATAAACACAACCACAAAAATCAGCTGCACAAACTACCAAGTCAT TGTGAGTGGGTTGGCTTCAGTTATCCAGGAGATGCCACTGTACAGACGGCAAGAGATCACACATGGTCTGCTGGGCTACCtaagaaatgctgaaaatgCCATCAATGAGCCAG CTTGCAGGCAACAAAATGAGAGTGATGCCCAATGGGTTAAAGCAAATCTGGGTCCATTCATCCAATATACATCATACTCTGACCTCAAAGACTTCAACATCTCTACG GCTGGATTGTTGTCAACGCTCAATCCCTCTGAGGTGGCACAGCTGCTACTGAGCTCTGGAGCCTCAAATAACACAGATTTTATTGATCTTGTGTTTGAACAACTTGAACAGGGCAACGCTCTAAAAAATGTGGATGAATTCctgacacagctgacagccaaTGGACAG ACCCCACATTTCCAGCCTGTTGTGAGAGATCGGGTCATGAATACgaccttcatcatcatcagtccaCATTTCTCCACTTTCACGACAAACGACTATGAACTTTGGTTCCATGTGAAACTGATTCCTATCCTTGCCAGTTTTACTCCAGAAATGCTGATAAACGCAACCacaaccatcagctgcacaaaCTACCAAGTCAT TGTGAGTGGGTTGGCTTTAGTTATCCAGGAGATGCCACTGTACAGACGGCAAGAGATCACACATGGTCTGCTGGGCTACCtaagaaatgctgaaaatgCCATCAATGAGCCAG CTTGCAGGCAACAAAATGAGAGTGATGCCCAATGGGTTAAAGCAAATCTGGGTCCATTCGTCCAATATACATCATACTCTGACCTCAAAGACTTCAACATCTCTACG GCTGGATTGTTGTCAACGCTCAATCCCTCTGAGGTGGCACAGCTGCTACTGAGCTCTGGAGCCTCAAATAACACAGATTTTATTGATCTTGTGTTTGAAAAGCTTGAAGAGGGCAATGTTCTAAAAAATGTGGATGAATTCctgacacagctgacagccaaTGGACAG ACCCCACATTTCCAGCCTGTTGTGAGAGATCGGGTCATGAATACgaccttcatcatcatcagtccaCATTTCTCCACTTTCACGACAAACGACTATGAACTTTGGTTCCATGTGAAACTGATTCCTATCCTTGCCAGTTTTACTCCAGAAATGCTCATAAACACAACCACAACCATCAGCTGCACGAACTACCAAGTCAT TGTGAGTGGGTTGGCTTTAGTTATCCAGGAGATGCCACTGTACAGACGGCAAGAGATCACACATGGTCTGCTGGGCTACCTAAGAAATGCTGACAATGCCATCAATGAGCCAG CTTGCAGGCAACAAAATGAGAGTGATGCCCAATGGGTTAAAGCAAATCTGGGTCTATTTGTCCAATATACATCATACTCTGACCTCAAAGACTTCAACATCTCCATG GTGAATATAGCAGATCTGCTCAGTTTTAGTCAGGTGGTCAACCTTGCAGCAACTCCTTCCCAGCTAAAGAGCAAGGAAGATGTTATGAACGTCATGGCAGTCATCAATCCTTTTGACTTTGGCGCTTTCTTTGATGAAGTCTCACCAGCTATTAAG GTCCACTCAGCTAACTACTCACAGGAAGTGAAGTCTGCATTCCTTGAAGCAGTTTTCAACAGAGGGAATCTGTCATCTCCAACTGTCAGTGATGGAGACTTCCTGCTATGGCTCAGAGTTCGCCTGAGTCCTCTCCTGACCAACCTCTCTTCCAGCCTGGTGACACCCTTATTCAGCATCGGGATAAAAAGgagttgtaacagcagccaagaGAT gtTTGCATTGCTGGACACATTGACCACAACACTCAGCAGCAGCACCCAAAGCGAGATCTACAAAAACATCATTGTCTTCCTTCAAG GTCCACCACCACTCAAGTGTTACGGTGGTGGAAGCTTCTTTGTCTATCTGAGGAACACTTTCCTCAGCTTTGGTTTTCCAGATTTGTCCACGTTAGTGTCACTTCTGCCACCAATGCGCAAATCAGAg CTTCTGGATACCATCAGCACCTCAGAGCTTGGCCAGTTCCTTAGTCAGCCCAATGTGATTGGTAACAGTACTGACATCTGTGTCATCTTCAACAACTACAACAACACTTCTGCCTTCCTTGAGACT GAGGATGTTCAAGACAATGTAAAGAAGGTGATCCTCCCCTGTATTTGGCCTTCTGCGCTGAATAGCAGGAGCAGAGCTGAGGCTAATTTATGGTTTGACCTACGACTGAGGAACTATCTTAGATTCCTCAGCAAGAGCCTCATCAGCCCCGACGAAGTGCAGAACGCCTCATGTTTTGCCTTCCAGAAACT GGTCTATGTGATGGGAAATAACTTCGCATACAACAGCTCTGAGTTTGAACAGCAGTACGTTTATACCACCATCAAGACCTACTTGAGTGCTG GTTCTGGAGCCAGATGCTACAATGCCAGTGATGCAGAACTGAACTCTACTGCCTGGTTTGTCAGTAACATCGGGAACTTTGTGACATTTATCACTCTGGATGACCTCACCACCTTTGTCTCCACCGCTCAG TTTCAAGTGTTCTTGAAGAACCAAGCCAACCTGGAACTCTTCAACAATAACGCAATCCCAGCAAATGTAACCAACTACTATGTCACACAGCTTTTTGCATTCGATCCGAACTTCAAGCCGGTCAA tctCCCAGGCTTTTTCCTGTGCTCTTCTGCGGTGCCACCTTTGGCATATACTACTATGACTGAAGCTGAAACCATGGTTATCTTAGACAATCTGAAGACTTTCTGCAATGGCACCCAGGACCCTGAG gtttctgctgctttggcatCCAACATCAAGACAATTACACCACAGATATTTACAGCTCTTGGAAGCTCCAGCGCAGGGCTGAGTAACAGCCAGATCAGTTCAGTTCCCTCATCAGTGCTCATCTCTTCTTTGTCCACCCTGGGCTCAATCAGTACCTGGAGCCAGGATCAGGCCTCAATAATCATCCAAACCCTTACTGCCTCAGGCTTCCAG ATCAACAGCGAATCTTCCCTGGCATCCCTTGGCACGCTTGTTATTGGACTTCCTTCAGAAGCAATAGAAAACACCAGCGCTTCTGTGCTACTCAGCGTCTCAAAGAGCACCACCTTCGTTTCCAACATGCTGGCAGCCCCAAGTGTTGTCCAAATGACCTTCGTCAAAAAG ATCATTTCTCTGGACACAAATCCATCACAAGTGGTGCTGAATGTGCCAGATGCTATGGCAGTTGAGATCCCACCATCCCTGTTGGTGTTTTCTGACCAATCTGCAGACATCACCGTGCTCAATAGAAAAACCTGGACACCAGATCAG gcTGCCATCTTTTTTGGGGTCCTTGACAACACAAACTTTGACATTGAGCA GCTTTCTCCCTCAGTGCTGCAAGGCTTCACTTGCACTTCTGCCCAGAAAATGACACAATTCAGGACCAAGGAGCTAATCAGGGCCTGTAGGCCCCGGTCAGGCCGAGCCAAAGTGCAGTTAAAGGAATCCCAG CTAACCTGCATGCTCAACTTGCTGAGTGGAGAAATCTCACAAAACTTTACAGATTATCCATCAGACATGCTTCTCTACTTAAG cagcaaaaatgtTAACAAAGGCAACTGCAGGTCATACTTTTCTGCACTGGGTGCGGCAGACTTCTCTGTGGCCTCCAAAATCTTGAATAAGGGCTCGCAGCTGTTCCGTGAAGCCACTGTGTGCTTG ggtATAAATGGCTTGAGCCTGAGCAGAGAGAATATAGAGATCTTGGGGAACATGGCTTGCACTCTGGATGGGTCTTACATACAGAACGCAGATCCTCTCATCCTGGAGAAACTTAAAGCCTGCAATGACTTCTCTGCCAGCCAGGTGGCAGCCATGGAGACATTGCTGCTGTCTGGAACAACACAATATGG AAATGCCGCTTCCTGGAACAAGCAAACACTGGAGAACCTCGTACCCCTTCCACTCTACTTCACAAGAAATATCTGGAACCGGTTCGATTCT acaacaaagaaaatgttcctGAAGACCTTCATGCCCAAACTGAGGaaagcaaacacagagaaaagcaaGCTCAAGACGCTGTTCCAAGCGATCAGCGGCCGGACAACAAAACGAGGAGCAG GTTGTACCAAGGGCAACATCACCCAGGTGATAGTTAGCGACTCCGCCTTCCCCTTTGGCTATGATCTCACGCAGTTTGACCTCTGCCTGGATGTTCCCGTTCTGAAAGAAAACCTCAACTCCATCTGCAACAAAGTGGATGATAATGGTTTCCAGACTGTCATCCTAAAGAAACTCAATGAG GCATTCCCGTCAGGGATTCCTGATCAGGATGTCCAGTTGCTTGGATCAGTGTCTCGTGTGGCATCACTTGACGATATATCCAAGTGGAACATAACCAAAATTGACACCCTTGCAGCTCTAATGAAAGCTGAAGATGGACCCTGGGAGGCAGCAAAG AGCAACAAAATCATCACTCAGTATCTGAGCACTTCTGGAAACTCGCTGGGCAGCACTGAGCTGACCATTATTGACTCCAACCTGTGCTCACTAAACACCAGTACACTGCAGACCATCAGCCCAGACAGCATCAG AAATGCCAGCCCTCTGAATGTGTCATCATGTTCAGCTGAGCAGAAGCAAGTCCTGTATGGCATCAGTACCACTTCCTTCAGCTCACAACGGTCCAGCTCCAGTATCATTTACCAGTTGATTAAGCCCTATCTAG GTGGAGCACCTCTGCAGGATATAGTAACACTGTCAACACAAAACATCAGCATGGACATAAGCACTTTCAGCAGTCTGGACCCTGCTGTTATAGCT AATTTGACTGTGAGCAACGTTAAAGGCCTCGTGGGTATGCACCTACCTGATCTGAAGCTGTTTGAGAATGATACTGTAGTTCAGACCTGGAtcaacctgcagctgcagtcaGAGCTGGACACACTGAATCTGGGTCTGATCAGCAACAGAATCAGCCCAACTCCAG GCTCCAACAGCACCACCACTGCACCAGGCTCCAACAGCACCACCATTGCACCAGGCTCCAACAGCACCACCACTGCACCAGGCTCCAACAGCACCACCACTGCACCAGGGTCCAACAGCACCACCATTGCACCAGGCTCCAACAGCACCACCACTGCACCAGGCTCCAACAGCACCACCATTGCACCAGGCTCCAACAGCACCACCACTGCACCAGGCTCCAACAGCACCACCACTGCCTCTCTAACCAATGGGGAAGTGGAGCTTGGAAAATCCCAGACAACTATGATGCTGGGTGCTCTGCTAACAGCTGTACTACAAATGCTACTACAACCAGCCTAA